The stretch of DNA ATCGTTCGTCCCGAAGATTCCGCTCAGGCCCACGAAACACTTACCGCCCATGCCGAAAAGGTATTGCAACTTCTGGAGCTGCCCTACCGGGTGGTAGCCCTCTGCGCGGGAGATTTAGGCTTCAGCGCTGCCAAGACCTATGACCTGGAAGTCTGGCTGCCGGGCCAGAATCAGTACCGGGAAATCAGCTCCTGCAGCAATTTCGAAAGCTTTCAGGCACGTCGCCTGCAGTTACGCTATCGCGCGGAAGATGGTAAGCCTCAGCTCGCCCATACCCTCAATGGCTCTGGCCTTGCCATCGGCCGCACCCTGGTTGCGCTTCTGGAAAATCATCAACAGGCCGATGGCAGTGTCCGGATTCCCGCCGCCTTGCGTCCCTACCTCGGCGGGATGGGCGTCGTTAAGGCCTGAGCCCGTGCATTCGGCTTACGAACCCGTGAGTTGTGCACTGCACAGCGCCTTAGAGTTGGCCGCGATGCAGCGTCGTCCAATGCGTTTGCACATGGCGGATGGCACATGGCAAGCCGGCATTGTTCTCGACGTTTGGACTGCGCAGGGCAGGGAATGGCTGCGTCTGCGCCGGTCCGACGGTAATGTCGAGATCGATCTTACCCATATTCAACAAGTCCAGGAAAATACTGCACCATGAAATATCCCATTATCCCCAGTCTTCTTGCCAGTTGTTCGATGCTGCTTTCCAGCACTGCCTTTGCCGCGGAGTTTCCCCTGCCCGCTGCCGGCAGCAACATGGTCGGCCAACTTCAGGTGGTCATCGCCCGGCATCAGGATACCCTGCTCGACATTGCCCGCCATTACGATGTTGGCTATAACGAAATCCGCGCCGCGAACCCCGGTGTCGATCCCTGGCTTCCCGGCGCCGGAACCCATGTGCTGGTTCCCACCCAATATATTCTTCCCCCCAAACCCTGGACGGGGATCATCATCAATATCCCGGAGCGCCGACTGTTTTATTTCCCCGCGGGTCAGAACGTGGTTTATACCTATCCGGTAGGCATTTTCCGGCCAAAATGGCCGAATCCGCTGGGCAGCACACGCATCATTGCCAAAGTCAGGAATCCCACCTGGACAGTACCCAAAAACATACAGGAGGAACACGCCAAGGCCGGAGAACCCATACCCGCGTTCTTTCCCGCCGGCCCTGACAACCCCATGGGTGAACTGGCGCTGGAAACGGGTTGGTCGCAGATTTTCATTCATGGTACCAATAAGCCTTGGGGGGTGGGCATGCGGGTCAGCCATGGTTGCTTCCACGTCTATCCTGAAAACGAAGTCCAGCTCTTTAAAATGGTAAAGGTGAACACGCCGGTGACGACCATAGATCAGCCATATATTGTCGGGACGAGTGGCAACGGCCAGCTCTACCTGCAAAGTTTTGCACCCATAGAAGCCTATAAC from Acidithiobacillus sp. encodes:
- a CDS encoding L,D-transpeptidase family protein; the encoded protein is MKYPIIPSLLASCSMLLSSTAFAAEFPLPAAGSNMVGQLQVVIARHQDTLLDIARHYDVGYNEIRAANPGVDPWLPGAGTHVLVPTQYILPPKPWTGIIINIPERRLFYFPAGQNVVYTYPVGIFRPKWPNPLGSTRIIAKVRNPTWTVPKNIQEEHAKAGEPIPAFFPAGPDNPMGELALETGWSQIFIHGTNKPWGVGMRVSHGCFHVYPENEVQLFKMVKVNTPVTTIDQPYIVGTSGNGQLYLQSFAPIEAYNKGGNAQQRAVDAISLFEKQVQQSWTINWQQVIDLVEKPNTIPTAININAPTLSAEVAQLPAQPYDFAPYGENANTATPPPAPTPIATPAP